From Nicotiana tabacum cultivar K326 chromosome 15, ASM71507v2, whole genome shotgun sequence, the proteins below share one genomic window:
- the LOC107790513 gene encoding uncharacterized protein LOC107790513 isoform X1 — protein MDPRLHYLGFAANPSLHASKNLGNSIPIGGAASEGGDCADTTLRLDSVGSLIPSFPAPKEIKCNCSSTHGSIDQQIDSYLCLSLGHSSTSTESMWSSGILCTSISPAKETHESSMDLEVDFGLYLANEMTPRPKSSAISIPKVPDAGTAIDLELSLSNSAAESDVTTVPHSFSGAFHTDEVSTGSHQNTGSFFHPLHAPHDKESNYFSKQAIKEVEPSPVFPDPSSSVITHPKSSVTCTSGSTKQQRNSGIKQCQFKGCIKGARGASGLCIAHGGGRRCQKPGCHKGAEGRTAFCKAHGGGRRCEFLGCTKSAEGRTDFCITHGGGRRCSHEGCTRAARGKSGLCIRHGGGKRCQMENCTKSAEGLSGLCISHGGGRRCQYPQCTKGAQGSTLFCKAHGGGKRCTFEGCNKGAEGSTPFCKGHGGGKRCTYQGGGVCPKSVHGGTLFCVAHGGGKRCAMPECSRSARGRTDFCVRHGGGKRCKFDSCGKSAQGSTDFCKAHGGGKRCSWGQPGSEFGQNESPFNSFARAKSGLCESHGALVQDKRVHGGATLGAVVLDSTPKNPGKMKEIVNVEDMYIDIMKMGSNILTSTGWKYFEFKEGNTPVGGSSSSVSEGRVHGGSLMAMLAGGSSHTLNSSRGTVTTSEPGKPFGNA, from the coding sequence ATGGATCCCAGATTGCACTATTTGGGGTTTGCTGCAAACCCGTCGTTACATGCATCCAAGAATCTGGGCAATTCCATCCCAATTGGCGGAGCTGCATCTGAAGGTGGTGATTGTGCTGATACCACACTGCGACTTGATTCTGTTGGGTCCTTAATACCTTCATTCCCTGCCCCAAAGGAAATCAAATGCAATTGCAGCTCAACTCATGGATCTATTGATCAGCAAATTGATTCATATTTATGTCTAAGCTTAGGCCATTCATCAACTTCCACGGAAAGTATGTGGAGTTCAGGCATTCTATGCACCTCAATATCTCCAGCGAAAGAAACTCACGAGTCCTCGATGGACCTGGAAGTGGACTTCGGTCTTTATCTTGCCAATGAGATGACACCAAGGCCGAAAAGTTCAGCTATCTCCATTCCAAAAGTACCTGACGCAGGGACTGCAATTGATCTGGAACTGAGTCTTTCCAATAGTGCTGCTGAATCTGATGTTACGACTGTGCCACACAGTTTTTCTGGAGCTTTTCATACTGATGAAGTATCAACAGGTTCTCATCAAAATACTGGTAGCTTTTTTCATCCGTTACATGCGCCACACGACAAAGAGTCTAATTACTTCTCGAAACAGGCGATAAAAGAAGTTGAGCCATCTCCAGTCTTTCCTGATCCCTCCTCAAGTGTAATAACACATCCAAAAAGCTCAGTAACCTGTACTTCCGGGTCAACAAAGCAGCAGCGCAACAGTGGTATCAAACAGTGTCAGTTCAAGGGATGTATTAAAGGAGCAAGAGGTGCTTCTGGCCTTTGCATTGCCCATGGCGGAGGCCGTAGGTGTCAGAAACCGGGTTGCCATAAGGGAGCCGAGGGTCGAACCGCATTCTGCAAGGCCCATGGCGGTGGTAGGCGGTGTGAATTCCTAGGGTGTACCAAAAGTGCAGAAGGACGCACTGATTTCTGCATCACGCATGGGGGTGGACGCCGTTGCAGTCACGAAGGCTGCACCCGCGCTGCCAGAGGGAAGTCTGGATTATGCATTAGACATGGTGGGGGCAAGAGATGCCAGATGGAGAACTGCACGAAAAGTGCGGAAGGACTCTCTGGCCTCTGCATTTCACATGGAGGTGGCCGGCGGTGTCAGTACCCCCAGTGCACTAAAGGGGCCCAAGGAAGCACCTTGTTTTGTAAGGCCCACGGTGGTGGGAAACGTTGCACATTTGAAGGGTGCAATAAGGGCGCAGAGGGTAGCACACCTTTCTGTAAAGGTCACGGGGGAGGGAAAAGATGTACATACCAAGGAGGTGGCGTTTGCCCAAAGAGTGTGCACGGAGGGACTCTCTTCTGTGTGGCACATGGCGGTGGTAAGAGATGTGCTATGCCAGAATGCTCCAGGAGTGCTAGGGGCCGGACAGATTTCTGTGTGCGCCATGGTGGTGGTAAAAGATGCAAATTCGACAGCTGTGGAAAAAGCGCTCAGGGAAGCACCGATTTCTGCAAGGCCCACGGTGGTGGAAAGAGATGTTCATGGGGTCAACCTGGTTCTGAATTTGGCCAAAATGAGAGTCCTTTTAACTCATTTGCCAGAGCAAAGTCTGGACTTTGTGAATCTCATGGTGCCCTGGTGCAAGACAAACGTGTTCACGGTGGTGCCACTCTAGGGGCTGTCGTCTTGGATTCAACACCCAAAAATCCCGGTAAGATGAAGGAGATTGTCAACGTAGAGGATATGTATATTGATATCATGAAGATGGGAAGTAACATTTTGACATCTACAGGTTGGAAATATTTTGAGTTTAAGGAAGGGAATACGCCAGTTGGTGGAAGCTCATCATCAGTTTCCGAGGGAAGAGTGCACGGAGGAAGTTTGATGGCAATGCTGGCCGGTGGCTCTAGCCACACCTTAAACAGCAGCAGGGGCACAGTGACTACATCCGAGCCAGGGAAACCTTTTGGTAACGCCTAA
- the LOC107790513 gene encoding uncharacterized protein LOC107790513 isoform X2, producing the protein MDPRLHYLGFAANPSLHASKNLGNSIPIGGAASEGGDCADTTLRLDSVGSLIPSFPAPKEIKCNCSSTHGSIDQQIDSYLCLSLGHSSTSTESMWSSGILCTSISPAKETHESSMDLEVDFGLYLANEMTPRPKSSAISIPKVPDAGTAIDLELSLSNSAAESDVTTVPHSFSGAFHTDEVSTGSHQNTGSFFHPLHAPHDKESNYFSKQAIKEVEPSPVFPDPSSSVITHPKSSVTCTSGSTKQQRNSGIKQCQFKGCIKGARGASGLCIAHGGGRRCQKPGCHKGAEGRTAFCKAHGGGRRCEFLGCTKSAEGRTDFCITHGGGRRCSHEGCTRAARGKSGLCIRHGGGKRCQMENCTKSAEGLSGLCISHGGGRRCQYPQCTKGAQGSTLFCKAHGGGKRCTFEGCNKGAEGSTPFCKGHGGGKRCTYQGGGVCPKSVHGGTLFCVAHGGGKRCAMPECSRSARGRTDFCVRHGGGKRCKFDSCGKSAQGSTDFCKAHGGGKRCSWGQPGSEFGQNESPFNSFARAKSGLCESHGALVQDKRVHGGATLGAVVLDSTPKNPGWKYFEFKEGNTPVGGSSSSVSEGRVHGGSLMAMLAGGSSHTLNSSRGTVTTSEPGKPFGNA; encoded by the exons ATGGATCCCAGATTGCACTATTTGGGGTTTGCTGCAAACCCGTCGTTACATGCATCCAAGAATCTGGGCAATTCCATCCCAATTGGCGGAGCTGCATCTGAAGGTGGTGATTGTGCTGATACCACACTGCGACTTGATTCTGTTGGGTCCTTAATACCTTCATTCCCTGCCCCAAAGGAAATCAAATGCAATTGCAGCTCAACTCATGGATCTATTGATCAGCAAATTGATTCATATTTATGTCTAAGCTTAGGCCATTCATCAACTTCCACGGAAAGTATGTGGAGTTCAGGCATTCTATGCACCTCAATATCTCCAGCGAAAGAAACTCACGAGTCCTCGATGGACCTGGAAGTGGACTTCGGTCTTTATCTTGCCAATGAGATGACACCAAGGCCGAAAAGTTCAGCTATCTCCATTCCAAAAGTACCTGACGCAGGGACTGCAATTGATCTGGAACTGAGTCTTTCCAATAGTGCTGCTGAATCTGATGTTACGACTGTGCCACACAGTTTTTCTGGAGCTTTTCATACTGATGAAGTATCAACAGGTTCTCATCAAAATACTGGTAGCTTTTTTCATCCGTTACATGCGCCACACGACAAAGAGTCTAATTACTTCTCGAAACAGGCGATAAAAGAAGTTGAGCCATCTCCAGTCTTTCCTGATCCCTCCTCAAGTGTAATAACACATCCAAAAAGCTCAGTAACCTGTACTTCCGGGTCAACAAAGCAGCAGCGCAACAGTGGTATCAAACAGTGTCAGTTCAAGGGATGTATTAAAGGAGCAAGAGGTGCTTCTGGCCTTTGCATTGCCCATGGCGGAGGCCGTAGGTGTCAGAAACCGGGTTGCCATAAGGGAGCCGAGGGTCGAACCGCATTCTGCAAGGCCCATGGCGGTGGTAGGCGGTGTGAATTCCTAGGGTGTACCAAAAGTGCAGAAGGACGCACTGATTTCTGCATCACGCATGGGGGTGGACGCCGTTGCAGTCACGAAGGCTGCACCCGCGCTGCCAGAGGGAAGTCTGGATTATGCATTAGACATGGTGGGGGCAAGAGATGCCAGATGGAGAACTGCACGAAAAGTGCGGAAGGACTCTCTGGCCTCTGCATTTCACATGGAGGTGGCCGGCGGTGTCAGTACCCCCAGTGCACTAAAGGGGCCCAAGGAAGCACCTTGTTTTGTAAGGCCCACGGTGGTGGGAAACGTTGCACATTTGAAGGGTGCAATAAGGGCGCAGAGGGTAGCACACCTTTCTGTAAAGGTCACGGGGGAGGGAAAAGATGTACATACCAAGGAGGTGGCGTTTGCCCAAAGAGTGTGCACGGAGGGACTCTCTTCTGTGTGGCACATGGCGGTGGTAAGAGATGTGCTATGCCAGAATGCTCCAGGAGTGCTAGGGGCCGGACAGATTTCTGTGTGCGCCATGGTGGTGGTAAAAGATGCAAATTCGACAGCTGTGGAAAAAGCGCTCAGGGAAGCACCGATTTCTGCAAGGCCCACGGTGGTGGAAAGAGATGTTCATGGGGTCAACCTGGTTCTGAATTTGGCCAAAATGAGAGTCCTTTTAACTCATTTGCCAGAGCAAAGTCTGGACTTTGTGAATCTCATGGTGCCCTGGTGCAAGACAAACGTGTTCACGGTGGTGCCACTCTAGGGGCTGTCGTCTTGGATTCAACACCCAAAAATCCCG GTTGGAAATATTTTGAGTTTAAGGAAGGGAATACGCCAGTTGGTGGAAGCTCATCATCAGTTTCCGAGGGAAGAGTGCACGGAGGAAGTTTGATGGCAATGCTGGCCGGTGGCTCTAGCCACACCTTAAACAGCAGCAGGGGCACAGTGACTACATCCGAGCCAGGGAAACCTTTTGGTAACGCCTAA